From the genome of Pseudarthrobacter sp. NIBRBAC000502772:
TTCGAGTCCCACCTCGGGCACGCATTCCCCCTCGTCAGAGGGGTTTTGCTTTAACGTGTGTACATTGACCCTCCGCGGGTCTCTCTGACTGTGGCCGCGGCCTGTGCCTGGCGCCGCGGTGACCTATGAAGTTATGTGGGTGGCGGGATCAGGGTCCTGGCTGCTGGGCCCTCCGCCTGCAGGGTACAGGGCTACTTGTCCTCACTTTCTGGGTTGTTCTGATGGTCGTGGTTGGCCATCACTCATTCATGGCGATGGGTTGTGCTGACGACAGGACCAAGGCAATCTGGCTTCCAAAATCTTCGTCGGAAGGCTGCTTCCTTCGGGCGCCCAGCGTGCGCTCATCGCGTGTTTGTCCGGCCAAAGCCGTGTGCACGTTGTGCCCACTATGAGTTGGCGGGCGACTGTTCGGCTTACATCGTGATCCCGTTCCGCAGACTTTGTGGCTGATAGCAGTTCATGCGTCCGGCCATCCCTGGGTGCATGACCTGCAGGGATCCCGGGCGCAGGGGAGACCCCGGAAAGCCCACAACGGATGCTGGCGTGTGGGACCGACACTCGTGGGGGGGCCGCAGTGTTGTCGCAGCTCAGGGGGATTTGAGGTCCGGCGTGTGTACAGATTCCGGTGAAGCGTGGACGAAGCTCGCGCGTTTTCTTCGCTGTGCGCGGATTCACCAACGAGGCAAGCTCTCCCACGGGGAGGTCCGGCCCGGCACTTCGGTTCGCTGGAGCATTGGCCGATACAGCAGGCGGTGTGCCGCGCTCTGCGGAAAAAGGGATCCGTTACTTTCATTCGGCGGCGTGCTGACATGTGCTCGGAGCACGTGCATCCCGGAGGACCAGCAATTGTTGGAAGGCGTGATTGACGCGACCGTCATGGCCGGACCGATACTCGCTGAACGGCCGCCTTGAGATCCTCCGGTGACGGCAGGCCAGCCAAACCGCCGGCATGCCGATAGAGCCTGCAGGTCAGGGCTGGTGCTGCCGAAGATGGGAACAGATCCATCCCCGAGGCAATGAAAGACGGTGAGCCGTGGAAGCCCAGCGTCTGGGCTTGTTCCTCGCTGCCCAGCTCGACAACCACAACGTCGCCCTCGACGCCCTCGGCTGCCAGGACCTGGACGAAAAGGTCCAGGGCAGCGGCGCTGTTGGGGCAGTCCGCGATGATCCGCAGCTCGTAGTCCATGAGTTCATCATGGCAGTCCCCGGTACAGGTTTGCGTGAATACATCGAGGAATGTACTTTTGTGCCATGGAAACGCTCACGCAGGCACCGGTGCTGGCCCGGTTCGGGTACGCGGTCTCGGACCCGACCCGCGCCAGGATACTTCTGGCCCTATCGGATACCCCGTCTTATCCCTCCGATCTGGCGGATGCCCTGGGCGTGTCCCGGCAGAGCATGTCCAACCACCTGACATGCCTCCGTGGCTGCGGCCTGGTCGTGGCCGTCCCGGACGGGCGGCGGACCCGCTACGAGCTTGCGGACGCCCGGCTGGGTCATGCGATCAAAGACCTGCTGGGGGTTGTCCTGGCCGTGGACCCGGCCTGCTGCGCCCCGGACGGGGAGTGCTTCGCATGACGGCGCTGACGCAGGCGCCAACTTCGGAACGCCGGGCCGTACTGAACAGACGGATCCGGCTGTTCGCGGCCGCGACCATTACCTACAACCTCATCGAAGCCGTAGTGGCGCTCTGGGCCGGCAGCGTTGCCGATTCCTCTGCGCTGATCGGGTTCGGCCTGGACTCGATTATTGAGGTGGCCTCCGCCGTGGCGTTGTCGTGGCAGTTCTCCGCGAAGGACCCGGAACGCCGTGAGCACCTGACCCTGCGGATCATCGCCGTCTCGTTCTTCGCCCTGGCCGCGTTCGTGACCTTCGAGGCTGTGCGGGCTTTGACGGGCGGGGAAGAAGCCCGGCACTCCACCCCGGGCATCGTGATCGCTGCGCTGAGTCTGGCGATCATGCCGGTGTTGTCTTGGGCCCAGCGCCGGGCTGGACGGGAGCTTGGATCCCGGACGGCAGTGGCCGATTCCAAACAGACGCTGCTGTGTACCTACCTTTCTGCGGTCCTGCTGCTCGGCCTGGTCCTGAACAGCACGCTGGGCTGGTGGTGGGCTGATTCCGGCGCCGCACTGATCATCGCCGGTATCGCCGTCCGGGAGGGCATCAGCGCCTGGCGCGGAGAAGCCTGCTGCGCCCTTCCGCACACCGACGACACCCACGGCCATGGGCGTGGGCATGGCGAAGAAGACGATGACTACTGCGCACCCGTAACCACCGTGACCATCGCGGCAGCACCGGGAGCTCTTGCTGATGCTGAGCAGGAAGGTGCCTGCTGCGCCGGGTGCCAGTCCGATGCCAAGCCTGCGCCGGTGACCTTGACTCTCGGGACGAAACCGGTGAATCGTTGAGCGCCGTCTCGACGGCCCGGAACGTCCGGATCGCCGTCTGGACCATCCTCGCGGTCCTCCTGACCGCCGGCGTGATCTGGTACGCGGTGTTCACCGTGAACAGGCCCGCACCCGCCGCGCCCGCGGCAGCAACGGATGCG
Proteins encoded in this window:
- a CDS encoding cation diffusion facilitator family transporter: MTALTQAPTSERRAVLNRRIRLFAAATITYNLIEAVVALWAGSVADSSALIGFGLDSIIEVASAVALSWQFSAKDPERREHLTLRIIAVSFFALAAFVTFEAVRALTGGEEARHSTPGIVIAALSLAIMPVLSWAQRRAGRELGSRTAVADSKQTLLCTYLSAVLLLGLVLNSTLGWWWADSGAALIIAGIAVREGISAWRGEACCALPHTDDTHGHGRGHGEEDDDYCAPVTTVTIAAAPGALADAEQEGACCAGCQSDAKPAPVTLTLGTKPVNR
- a CDS encoding helix-turn-helix transcriptional regulator; translation: METLTQAPVLARFGYAVSDPTRARILLALSDTPSYPSDLADALGVSRQSMSNHLTCLRGCGLVVAVPDGRRTRYELADARLGHAIKDLLGVVLAVDPACCAPDGECFA